The Streptomyces capitiformicae genome contains the following window.
GAGCGGGCGACGGCGTTGGGCCGGTACCCCAGCGCCTCCACGGCGGCCAGCACGCGCGCGCGTGCCTCCGCACTGACCGACGGATGGTCGTTCAGGACCCGCGACACCGTGGCGACGGACACCCTCGCCTCGGCAGCGACGTCCTTGATGCCGGCCATCGCCGTCCACCTCCTCGTGGAACTCGTAGGACTCGTGAGCCACACGTGATCGATCGCTTGGAATCGATTACATCGACGTGTACGGAGGATTGGAATCGATTACACGCCCGCAGGCAAGACGCCGAGACCAGATCGTGATGGCGGCCGAAGGTGCGCCTGTCGCGATCGACCCCCGGCCTCTTTCGAGTGAAGGGCCTCGGGATTCCGTCTCGCTCGCCACAGCTTCGAAGTTTAGTGAATGCTAAACTCCCGAAAGGATTGAAGGTGGAAGAGCAGTGGGACGTCTACCTGACCGACGAGGTGGATCAGTGGCCGCACGACCTGGAGAAGTCGGATGCGGACTCGTACGTCCTCGTGAACCAGACGATCTGGATCCTCGCCTGCCACGGACCTGCCGAGGGCCGTCCGCTCGTGGACCGGATCAAGGGATCGGCTCTGCACAACCTCAAGGAGCTCCGTCCCGGATCCTCGGGTCGGAGCGAGGTACGTGTCCTGTTCATGTTCGATCCCTGGCGCTCCGCGATCCTGCTGGTGGCCGGAGACAAGGCCGGGAACTGGAACGCCTGGTACGGCGAGGCGATTCCGCTCGCCGAGCGTCGGTACGCGGAGTACGTGGCTGACCGTAGGAGGGAGTCGGGGAAGTGAACGGACACGTCAGGTGGTCGGCGAGCGGGCATCGGGAGCGGGCGGAGGAACTGTCCGGCGGTCGGGATGCGTTCATCGAAGGTACCGAGCGCATGCTCGCCGAGGCCCGTGCCTGGCGGTTGGTCGACATGCGACAGGAACGCCGCTTCACCCAGGCTCAGGTGGCTGAGCGTATGGGAGTGAGCAAGGGGAGGATCTCGCAGATCGAGAGCGGCCAGGTCTCCGGCACGGACGTCGTGGCGAGGTACATCGAGGCGCTGGGCGGGAGCCTCATCATGGTGGCGGTCTTCGGCGACGGGGAGTTGCGCAAGGTCGGGTGAGGCCGAAAACGCCGACGTCCGCCGCAGCCCGCAATGCGAGCCACGGCGGACGTCCGGTCACGAGGCCCTCTGATCACGAGGCGAACCCAGTCACGAGGCGAACCCAGTCACGAGGCGAACCCAGTCACGAGGCGAACCCAGTCACGAGGCGAACCCAGTCACGAGGCGAACCCAGTCACGAGGCGAACCCAGTCACGAGGCGAACCCAGTCACGAGGCGAACCCAGTCACCAGGCGAACCCAGTGACGAATCAAGCCCCCGTCACGAAGTGAACGGTGTGGAACCGTCCTCCGCGACGATCCTCCACAGATGGTCCGCCGTGCCGTTGTCGTCCCACTGCAGAGCCTGTGCCCCGGAGGTCTTGGACATCCCGTCGATGCCCAGCACCAAGCCGCTCTTCTTGTTGACGAGTTTGGCGTAGCCACCACCGGCGTCCACCACCGACCACAGATGGTCGGCCGTGAGCGTGTCGCCCCACTGCAATGCCGTCGCACCGGCGGTCGTGGAGCCGCCATTGATGCCGAGCACCCGACCGCTGTTGGTGTTGAAGATCTTGTAGTAGCCGTTCTCGGCGGGGACGATCTTCCACCAGTGGTTGGCGGTGTTGTCGGCGGTCTGCTGCTGTACGGCGCCTCCGGGGGCGATCGAGGAGCCGGCGATCCCCAGCTCAAGACCGCTGTTCCTGTTGCTGATCTTCACTTGCGGCGTCTCCGGGTACCAGGACTCCAGCTCCGTGACCCCGACGAACTTGCCCGCCTGAGGTGTGAACACGACCCGGAACTGCGAAGTCGTGATCGTCGGGAAGGTCACCTCGTTGGCGTTGTTCGCGACGGGTGTCGCGGGGCTCTTCGTCTGGCTCGGGACGTTCACCCACGAGCCGTTGTTGAGGTACTGCACGGTGTAGCTCGCCGGGACGCGGATGTTGACGCCGTCGTCGTAGGTGTAGAACTTCACCTCGTTGATCTTCCGTGGCGCGCCGAGGTCGACGCCGAGGTGGTCGGTGGCGTTCGGCGAGCCGGAGTTGGTCCAGCGGTCGTCAGGGATCTTGTCGTAGCGGATCCAGCCGTCCGTCGCCCGCAGCGGGGCGTCGAAGGTCGTCGGCTTGCAGGTCTGGCCGCTGTGGCAGTGCGGGCCGTTGGAGACGGTGTTGGTGTAGGAGGCGAACGCCTTCGGGTACGGCTGCGTGATCGCGCGACCCAGCCAGTCCTGCTCGGCGGTCAGCGGGTTGGCGGCGACGTTCATCAGGCGCGTCGGCTGCGCCGGGGTGACCGGGGTGGCCACGTTCACGGTCGTGGTGGCGCCGATCGTCGACGACTGGTGGATGCGCTGCCCGTCCTGGAAGATCTGCAGGCCGCTGCCCTTGCCGTAGTGCGAGCCGTCCCGGTCCCAGCGGATCGAGTACGTGTGCCCGTGGTACGGCAGGCTCTCCACCGCGAAGTAGTCCCATCCCGACGGGACCAGCGGCTTCAGCACCAGCGTGTTGTTGGCCTGTGGCTTGATGCCCAGCAGACCGCTCAGCACCAGGTCGTTGAAGCTGGAGTGGTTGTAGTGCTCGCTGAAGTTGAACCCGTCGTAGATCCACTCGCCGGTGTCACCGTTGGCGGCCTCGGCGACGTACGGCTTGCCGTCCTTGTGCTGGAGGTCGGCGAACTGGGCCAGCATCGTCTGGTAGTCGGCCTTGGTGACGAAGTTCTGGGCGGGGTAGTCCTGGAGCAGGTTCGCGAGGCCCGTCAGGATCTGGCTCGTCTGGTACGGCCAGCTCGGGCCGTTCCAGTGGCAGCAGTTGGCGTCGTCGCGCTTCTGCACGGCGGGTATCGCCTGGTAGTTGAAGTACGGGTTCGCGGTGATCCGGTCGAGCTCGGCGAAGCCCGTGCCCTTGGCGAACTTCAGAGTGTTGGCCCCGGCCTTCATGGGGACCTGCACGGTCACGGACTGCGACTCGGAGAACTTCTGCCAGGCGCCGGTGGGCGCGTAGCTGACCGTGATCGGGTTCGCGGTGTCGTCGTTGACGATGAGCTTGTGGGTCGAGGTGCTGGTCGTGCCGTTGGCGTAGTGGACGGTCACGGGGTACGTCCCGGCGCCGGGCGCGTCCACGGTGAACGTGACGTGGCTGTCGTCGAAGTCGATCTGCCCGACGTACGAACCGTTCGAGGCCGTCGACGAGTTGAACAGGTTCGCCCGGTTGCGGGTGGCCTGCTCGGCCTCGAAGTCGTGCACCCGCTCCAGCGTCGTAGGCCCGAACGGCGCCTTGAACCGCTTGGAGTCGGTCAGGTACTTCCACGCCGACGAGTACTGCGCGTCGGGCAGGTTGAACGCCCAGGGCGCGAAGCCCATCGCCTCGCGCCAGGTCGTCCTGGTCTGCTTCAGCGTGCCGTTGGTGGCGTCCGTGTTGTAGACCTGCATGAAGAAGTTGCGCTGCGGGTCCCAGAGCGAGTTCTGCACGGCGGCCTTGAGCTGCGCGGCCTTCGCGTCGTACTCGTTCGCGGTAGCGGTGTCGCCGTTCATGGTGGCGATCTTGCTGATCGCCTGGGCGGCGCTGAACATGTACGCGTTGATCGTGGGCCGGTAGCCGCGGCCACCGCTGAACCAGTTGCTGCTGTGCATCGACGTCTCGGTGTACTCCGTGGCGTCGGACAGCGGGGTCTGGTGGTACAGGTCGCTGGTCGAGGCCGTGCCGTTGACCGTGATGTCGTTGGTGAAGTTCGAGTCCCACCGCTTGTACAGCGCGATGAGATGGGGGAGGGCCGACTTGATCTGCGCGGCGTCCCCGGTCACGAGATAGCGCTGGTACGCGGCGCTCGTGATCCACTCGCTGAAGTTCCGTACGCCCGAGTTGCCCGCCCCGCGCAGCCAGAAGTCGAGGTAGTCACCGGCGTAGTCGCGGTTGTGCAGCCAGCGCCCGTCCAGCAGGTGGTAGCCGGTCGCGTCCGGGAGCGCGGTGTACGGGTTCCCGGCGTACCCGATCGGCACGTCGTACTCGGTCGACACGTACCCCGTGCCCGGCACGGTGTAGCGGAGGGCGCGCTTGAAGGTGCTCCAGCGGTAGTAGTAGACCTCGTCGATGTCGTCGTCGGGGGTGTCGAGGAACGGGATGTTGTCCTTGTACCACTCGCGCTCGTCGAGCTGGTTCGCGGCGAGGATCGCGTCCTTGTCCAGCGCGACCGCGTTGGGGTCGTCGGCGGCCAGCGCCGGGCTCGCTCCCGGGCCCACCGACAACAGGCTGATGGACAACACCGAGCCGCACAGGGCGGCCAGAGCGCGGCTGCTACGTCTACGTCTGGAGGGGGAACGCATCGAGGTGTCCTCCATTGGGCACTCATACGGCGGCTCTAGATGTTCGAAATTACGAACGCTGTTCGAAATTCTGGGAGACGGTAGTGACGGGCGCGCAGGAAAGTCAATAGGCGGGACATAGGTGGAACCTAGGTAGGGCTAGGGTGATCTGAAGCGCTCTGAACGATGGGGCGCGCGCGTGGGGGGCGCGGACTTGTCCACAGGCGATCCGCGCTGTCGTACCCCGGCGGTAGCGTCGGATCATGCCCAATCAGACGGGGTCCCCGGCGGGGACCGGCGAGCGTCGGTCGGCCGTACTCGAAGGCGTACTGGAACGCATCACGTACGCGAACGAGGACAACGGCTACACGGTCGCGCGCGTGGATACCGGCCGCGGCGGCGGCGATCTGCTCACCGTCGTCGGCGCGCTGCTCGGCGCCCAGGTCGGCGAGTCCCTGCGCATGGAGGGCCGTTGGGGCTCCCACCCTCAATACGGAAAACAATTCACTGTCGAGAATTACACGACGGTCCTCCCCGCCACCGTCCAGGGCATCCGCCGCTACCTGGGCTCGGGCCTGGTCAAGGGCATCGGCCCGGTCTTCGCCGACCGCATCACCCAGCACTTCGGCCTGGACACCCTGAAGATCATCGAGGAGGAGCCGAAGCGCCTCATCGAGGTCCCGGGCCTCGGCCCCAAGCGCACCAAGAAGATCGCCGACGCCTGGGAGGAGCAGAAGGCGATCAAGGAGGTCATGCTCTTCCTCCAGACGGTGGAGG
Protein-coding sequences here:
- a CDS encoding type II toxin-antitoxin system RelE/ParE family toxin, whose product is MEEQWDVYLTDEVDQWPHDLEKSDADSYVLVNQTIWILACHGPAEGRPLVDRIKGSALHNLKELRPGSSGRSEVRVLFMFDPWRSAILLVAGDKAGNWNAWYGEAIPLAERRYAEYVADRRRESGK
- a CDS encoding helix-turn-helix domain-containing protein; protein product: MNGHVRWSASGHRERAEELSGGRDAFIEGTERMLAEARAWRLVDMRQERRFTQAQVAERMGVSKGRISQIESGQVSGTDVVARYIEALGGSLIMVAVFGDGELRKVG
- a CDS encoding MGH1-like glycoside hydrolase domain-containing protein is translated as MRSPSRRRRSSRALAALCGSVLSISLLSVGPGASPALAADDPNAVALDKDAILAANQLDEREWYKDNIPFLDTPDDDIDEVYYYRWSTFKRALRYTVPGTGYVSTEYDVPIGYAGNPYTALPDATGYHLLDGRWLHNRDYAGDYLDFWLRGAGNSGVRNFSEWITSAAYQRYLVTGDAAQIKSALPHLIALYKRWDSNFTNDITVNGTASTSDLYHQTPLSDATEYTETSMHSSNWFSGGRGYRPTINAYMFSAAQAISKIATMNGDTATANEYDAKAAQLKAAVQNSLWDPQRNFFMQVYNTDATNGTLKQTRTTWREAMGFAPWAFNLPDAQYSSAWKYLTDSKRFKAPFGPTTLERVHDFEAEQATRNRANLFNSSTASNGSYVGQIDFDDSHVTFTVDAPGAGTYPVTVHYANGTTSTSTHKLIVNDDTANPITVSYAPTGAWQKFSESQSVTVQVPMKAGANTLKFAKGTGFAELDRITANPYFNYQAIPAVQKRDDANCCHWNGPSWPYQTSQILTGLANLLQDYPAQNFVTKADYQTMLAQFADLQHKDGKPYVAEAANGDTGEWIYDGFNFSEHYNHSSFNDLVLSGLLGIKPQANNTLVLKPLVPSGWDYFAVESLPYHGHTYSIRWDRDGSHYGKGSGLQIFQDGQRIHQSSTIGATTTVNVATPVTPAQPTRLMNVAANPLTAEQDWLGRAITQPYPKAFASYTNTVSNGPHCHSGQTCKPTTFDAPLRATDGWIRYDKIPDDRWTNSGSPNATDHLGVDLGAPRKINEVKFYTYDDGVNIRVPASYTVQYLNNGSWVNVPSQTKSPATPVANNANEVTFPTITTSQFRVVFTPQAGKFVGVTELESWYPETPQVKISNRNSGLELGIAGSSIAPGGAVQQQTADNTANHWWKIVPAENGYYKIFNTNSGRVLGINGGSTTAGATALQWGDTLTADHLWSVVDAGGGYAKLVNKKSGLVLGIDGMSKTSGAQALQWDDNGTADHLWRIVAEDGSTPFTS